From a region of the Triticum aestivum cultivar Chinese Spring chromosome 7D, IWGSC CS RefSeq v2.1, whole genome shotgun sequence genome:
- the LOC123168866 gene encoding UPF0301 protein Plut_0637 — translation MALPSPAGIAKPRLHLLFNHRRASSSSVTCCSNNGRSSSSEPEDWAAPSGDAVDWRSFRAQLVLKEQYAKSVNPALRASWAPAAKIADKWAHPLVEPEKGCLLIATGKLDGSHIFERTVILLLSAGVLGPVGVILNRPSLMSIKEAQSLFAEEADIAGTFSGRPLFFGGPLEECFFLLGPREGASAADDVVGRTGLFEEVMPGVHYGTRESVGCAAELVKRGVAGVRDFRFFDGFCGWEREQLRDEVRAGLWRVAACSPAVLGLTGIGGGLWEEVQQLVGKRRVW, via the exons ATGGCCCTCCCGTCGCCGGCCGGAATCGCCAAGCCCAGGCTCCACCTTCTCTTCAACCACAGGCGCGCCAGCTCGTCCTCCGTCACCT GCTGCAGCAACAACGGGCGGTCGTCGTCGTCTGAGCCCGAGGACTGGGCGGCGCCGTCAGGGGACGCCGTCGACTGGCGCTCGTTCAGGGCGCAGCTCGTCCTCAAGGAGCAGTACGCGAAGAGCGTCAACCCGGCCCTcagggcgtcgtgggcgccggcggcgAAGATCGCGGACAAGTGGGCGCACCCGCTGGTGGAGCCTGAGAAGGGGTGCCTCCTGATCGCGACGGGGAAGCTGGACGGGTCGCACATCTTCGAGCGCACCGTGATCCTCCTGCTGTCGGCCGGGGTGCTCGGCCCCGTCGGCGTGATCCTGAACCGGCCGTCGCTCATGTCCATCAAGGAGGCGCAGTCCCTCTTCGCGGAGGAGGCGGACATCGCCGGCACCTTCTCCGGCCGCCCGCTCTTCTTCGGCGGGCCGCTGGAGGAGTGCTTCTTCCTGCTTGGGCCGCGGGAGGGCGCCAGTGCCGCCGACGACGTGGTGGGCCGAACGGGGCTGTTCGAGGAGGTGATGCCGGGCGTGCACTACGGCACGCGGGAGAGCGTCGGGTGCGCGGCGGAGCTGGTCAAGCGCGGGGTCGCCGGCGTGCGGGACTTCCGCTTCTTCGACGGGTTCTGCGGGTGGGAGCGGGAGCAGCTGCGCGACGAGGTGCGCGCTGGGCTGTGGCGTGTCGCCGCCTGCAGCCCCGCCGTTCTCGGGCTCACCGGCATCGGGGGCGGGCTGTGGGAGGAGGTGCAGCAGCTCGTCGGAAAGAGGAGGGTGTGGTGA